In the Leifsonia sp. 466MF genome, one interval contains:
- a CDS encoding PadR family transcriptional regulator: protein MTPVFSHGSLRLYLLSLLDEAPRHGYELIQALTERFGGTYSPSAGTIYPRLAKLEEEGLVTKATEGRKTVYQITDAGRAELEARRPELDAIEEEVTDSVRRLADEVRAGVNDAMRTLRAELASAAREAKRNGSRVDPRQEARDAGRDARAAGNAAAREAEAALNDFRQQLRTDLRYQAARGALPADIVPLLKDELDRVRRVLVEAIGRR from the coding sequence GTGACTCCCGTCTTCTCGCACGGGAGCCTCCGGCTGTACCTGCTGAGCCTGCTGGATGAGGCGCCGCGACACGGTTACGAGCTCATCCAGGCGCTGACCGAGCGCTTCGGCGGCACCTACAGTCCGAGCGCCGGCACCATCTACCCGCGGCTGGCGAAGCTGGAGGAGGAGGGCCTGGTCACCAAGGCGACCGAGGGACGGAAGACGGTGTACCAGATCACCGACGCCGGCCGGGCCGAGCTCGAGGCTCGCCGACCGGAGCTCGACGCGATCGAGGAGGAGGTCACCGACTCCGTTCGCCGTCTGGCGGACGAGGTGCGCGCCGGGGTGAACGACGCGATGCGCACGCTGCGCGCGGAGCTCGCCTCCGCGGCTCGCGAGGCCAAGCGGAACGGCTCGCGGGTCGATCCGCGTCAGGAGGCGCGCGACGCCGGGCGGGATGCGCGCGCGGCGGGCAACGCGGCCGCGCGCGAGGCCGAGGCGGCGCTGAACGACTTCCGTCAGCAGCTCCGCACGGACCTCCGCTACCAGGCCGCTCGCGGCGCGCTCCCAGCAGACATCGTCCCGCTTCTCAAGGACGAGCTGGACCGCGTCCGGCGTGTGCTCGTCGAGGCGATCGGCCGCCGCTGA